In Mastacembelus armatus chromosome 22, fMasArm1.2, whole genome shotgun sequence, a genomic segment contains:
- the znf593 gene encoding zinc finger protein 593 has protein sequence MAKSKQKGNHKSDKKKNIAKTWKTKRRTKDLDQIHSDMKPDTATKLLHQEVDYDVTGCAQHYCLHCARYFVDMKAMKEHFKSKVHKKRLKQLREEPYTQAEADRAAGMGSYIPPKTVEVKTQPVEEDMD, from the exons ATGGCGAAATCTAAACAAAAGGGAAACCACAAGAgtgacaagaagaagaacatCGCAAAGACATGGAAGACAAAGCGCAGGACCAAAGACTTGGACCAGATCCACTCAGACATGAAGCCCGACACAGCGACCAAGCTGCTGCACCAGGAGGTGGACTACGATGTGACAGGATGTGCACAACACTACTGCCTGCACTGCGC GAGATACTTTGTGGATATGAAAGCCATGAAAGAGCACTTCAAAAGTAAAGTGCACAAAAAAAG GTTGAAGCAGCTCAGAGAGGAACCCTACACCCAGGCAGAGGCAGACAGGGCGGCAGGTATGGGCTCCTACATCCCCCCAAAAACTGTTGAAGTGAAGACACAGCCTGTGGAAGAAGACATGGACTGA